From the Glandiceps talaboti chromosome 10, keGlaTala1.1, whole genome shotgun sequence genome, one window contains:
- the LOC144441296 gene encoding CMP-N-acetylneuraminate-poly-alpha-2,8-sialyltransferase-like, with product MYTFSTRRFRSLLTLRQRKTTYLTILCISIVLLLKIFHPRSLFIDENEGDDSRQYKKEELEESRVTFCDDDDLNEHIKELRHLYQTLSEYPSQQHKTNGTQLRNQLQTHVISNQFIFLTQEIAHIGAKRQFPRRQNETFVIGKDLYNHLLQRNPLDDKRFNKCNVVGNSGILLNSGCGKQIDDADYIFRCNLQPLGQFSVDAGHRSNLSTLNPSVIWIRYNKLSNRKERHFFQNIVAEYSGLVAIPTGGASGLKWSLFVMDFLKKTPLTIETVLLDPQHILSVRQFWKNNVTGTISTGLYLTTMALMLCEEVHLYGFWPFTYNPRGQPIPFHYTDDLKESSINHRMPEEFSLLMKLHQQGELKLHIEQCASSP from the exons ATGTACACATTTTCCACACGAAGATTTCGAAGTCTTTTGACACTAAGGCAGAGAAAAACTACATATCTGACAATACTCTGTATATCTATAGTTctattgttgaaaatatttcatccAAGATCCCTCTTTATTGATGAGAATGAGGGCGATGATTCAAG gCAATACAAGAAAGAGGAACTCGAAGAATCTCGCGTGACCTTTTGTGATGACGATGACCTGAATGAACATATAAAAGAACTGAGACACCTTTATCAAACTTTGTCAGAATATCCGTCACAGCAACATAAAACAAATGGTACACAATTAAG GAACCAACTGCAAACTCACGTGATATCTAACCAATTCATATTTCTCACACAAGAGATTGCTCACATTGGTGCTAAGCGACAGTTTCCACGGCGACAAAATGAGACGTTCGTTATTGGGAAGGATCTATACAACCATCTACTACAG AGGAATCCATTAGACGACAAACGATTCAACAAATGTAACGTTGTTGGTAACTCAGGGATACTACTAAACAGTGGATGTGGAAAGCAGATTGACGACGCTGATTACATATTTCG GTGTAATTTACAACCACTCGGACAGTTTTCAGTCGATGCAGGTCATCGTAGTAATCTGAGTACACTGAACCCTAGTGTTATATGGATAAG gTATAACAAGTTGTCAAATCGAAAAGAGAgacattttttccaaaatattgTTGCTGAATACTCAGGTTTGGTTGCTATACCAACGGGTGGAGCATCTGGTTTAAAATGGTCATTATTCGTGATGGATTTTCTGAAGAAGACTCCATTAACCATAGAAACAGTACTTCTTGATCCTCAACATATACTGTCAGTTAGAcaattttggaaaaataatgtTACGGGTACAATTTCAACTG GTTTGTATCTAACGACCATGGCATTGATGTTATGTGAAGAAGTTCATTTGTACGGATTCTGGCCGTTCACGTACAACCCACGAGGACAACCAATCCCGTTCCATTACACAGACGACCTTAAGGAATCCAGTATAAACCATCGAATGCCTGAAGAGTTCAGTTTGTTGATGAAACTACACCAACAAGGAGAGTTGAAACTTCACATTGAACAATGTGCTTCGTCACCATAA
- the LOC144441298 gene encoding uncharacterized protein LOC144441298, translated as MALTGFSTEIRTSRLNFDDVDVRGERSSDDKCYLTDSVPSGDGADAFSNIKDTCNGEMAKRSSYSCSSGIAPGGTVCLQENILKYIKDSADQFGEVQVNSIAGACHSTPTYHYNGTAVDFQIKTDSPFSSWMKLCAVRGAVENVGPGDPGHSTHTHCAFNPI; from the exons ATGGCGCTAACGGGATTCAGTACG GAAATACGAACTTCTCGTCTTAACTTTGATGATGTTGATGTCAGAGGTGAAAGGTC TAGTGATGACAAATGTTATCTTACAGACTCTGTACCATCAGGTGATGGAGCTGATGCCTTCTCTAATATTAAAGATACCTGCAATGGTGAAATGGCTAAACGATCATC GTACAGTTGTTCCTCTGGCATTGCGCCTGGTGGCACAGTGTGCCTACAAGAAAATATTCTGAAGTATATCAAAGATTCTGCTGACCAATTTGGAGAAGTACAG GTAAATTCAATTGCTGGAGCCTGTCATTCTACCCCTACATATCATTACAATGGAACAGCTGTTGATTTCCAAATTAAGACGGACAGTCCTTTCAGCAGTTGGATGAAATTGTGTGCCGTTCGTGGCGCTGTTGAAAATGTAGGACCTGGCGACCCTGGTCACAGTACACACACTCACTGTGCCTTCAATCCAATATAA
- the LOC144441299 gene encoding short transient receptor potential channel 5-like — MAEEARIMLEEMYLSAAEKGEKKAILIILEHADLFDVNCTDSEGRTALLVALENRHLDVMEILLSEKRVQLGDTLLRAVNLQFTPGVVVICKHLRERNDLPAGLVNRCQNDDFHPDMTAAVLASQHNNFEILKILIEFGATIEDPDHIDFFTEEFTLEHSVGRINVYRALTSEACLCLTNVDPLEAAFRLGRKMRTLSEREFEFRAQYQEMAENCEEFASQLMNYVRNSEEQNVVLTHDPKEWSRAGFRGDFKEPFKVKTSIKYDQKKFVAHPHCQQRLVERWYHGLPNWRRLSPLQKFLFSLLVIMCFPFISMCFIISPNVRPGKYLNTPFIRFLCHIASQLLFLLMLVAQFATLDDVESESGDPDDPDDETKVRLMPSPYEWVMVLFLIALTWKELSFLLNKGFAAFSENLQSKLFDTVTLALYWGWVFCQVIAIWQVILHSSPMESPEMFRNDFNTTYTSTESQESITSIDTLVEDIMPITNYTTNNSTFGVLRKVEIIFEREDQLQDELLTILRSRFGEGGDSAHRVRRAPARLNVGGQSKRLNVDLYKDANVTLSKLPATHPLLIGEALLAVAKVFSFMGVVRMTVVHLHVGPMQISFGRMGGDIVKFLVLFVLILVAFAVGMSELYHSYTKDLHRDCLLRNDNRCVIPYKDFQASLVSLFWTLFGMTPLESVQVDVASHWVTEFVGYFLFAIYHVIAIIALLNILIAMMSNTYTRIEDDADIQWKFSRSTLWMSYYEEAASLSPPFNLIPSWRTIKNVYAFKVLRGKGARKRKKSMKVKTKDKEYKELMQQLVQRFIFDKKGDEDSSAQETWMLQLKQDVSGFKYDMFETLGSLSKTMSNIHKSVDENAPEEEGHIGSEFLKAVEGVVQEAENVGLPIRPDTFTTLGPNTAQDLAFADDEHVKDTDDEDYDEDEDQL; from the exons ATGTTATGGAAATACTTTTGAGTGAAAAACGTGTTCAGTTGGGTGACACTTTGCTGAGGGCAGTGAACTTACAGTTCACGCCTGGTGTAGTTGTAATCTGTAAGCATCTAAGGGAAAGGAACGACTTACCA GCTGGTTTGGTGAATCGCTGTCAAAATGACGACTTCCATCCCGACATGACGGCTGCAGTTTTAGCATCTCAACACAATAACTTTGAAATTCTAAAAATATTAATTGAGTTTGGAGCAACCATTGAAGATCCTGACCACATCGATTTTTTCACAGAGGAATTTACCCTTGAACACTCAGTCGGTCGAATAAACGTGTATAGAGCTTTAACTTCGGAGGCATGTCTGTGTTTAACTAACGTCGATCCTCTTGAAGCTGCATTCCGACTGGGCAGGAAAATGAGAACACTGAGCGAACGTGAATTTGAGTTTCGGGCTCAGTACCAAGAAATGGCTGAAAATTGCGAGGAGTTTGCATCGCAATTGATGAACTATGTACGCAACTCAGAAGAACAAAACGTAGTCTTGACCCACGACCCAAAAGAATGGTCACGTGCTGGTTTCCGTGGAGATTTCAAGGAGCCCTTCAAGGTGAAGACATCAATAAAATACGACCAAAAGAAG TTTGTGGCCCATCCTCACTGCCAACAGCGACTGGTAGAGAGATGGTACCATGGATTACCAAACTGGAGACGTCTCTCTCCACTACAGAAGTTCCTTTTCTCCCTCCTTGTGATTATGTGTTTTCCATTCATTAGCATGTGTTTCATCATATCTCCAAATGTTCGTCCGGGGAAGTACTTGAATACCCCGTTCATCAGGTTTTTGTGTCACATCGCATCTCAGCTGTTATTCTTGTTGATGCTAGTGGCACAGTTTGCAACACTCGACGATGTGGAGTCGGAGAGTGGTGATCCCGATGATCCCGATGACGAAACAAAAGTGAGACTAATGCCGTCACCATACGAATGGGTTATGGTTCTCTTCCTGATAG CACTGACGTGGAAGGAGTTAAGTTTTCTTCTTAACAAAGGCTTCGCTGCATTCAGCGAAAATCTGCAATCCAAGTTATTTGATACTGTAACACTTGCGCTATACTGGGGATGGGTATTTTGCCAAGTAATTGCAATATGGCAG GTGATATTACATTCATCACCGATGGAATCACCAGAAATGTTTAGAAACGACTTCAACACAACATATACATCAACGGAATCCCAAGAATCAATAACTAGCATCGATACATTGGTTGAAGACATCATGCCTATAACTAACTACACAACGAATAATTCAACTTTCGGAGTACTTCGAAAAGTAGAGATTATCTTTGAGCGGGAAGACCAACTACAAGATGAACTGTTAACCATTTTGCGAAGTCGTTTCGGAGAAGGGGGTGACTCTGCCCACCGTGTCAGGCGAGCCCCAGCACGGCTGAACGTTGGCGGACAGTCAAAGAGGTTGAATGTAGATTTGTACAAAGATGCAAACGTCACGTTATCAAAGCTACCTGCTACACATCCCTTGCTGATTGGCGAAGCACTTCTGGCAGTAGCGAAGGTGTTTAGCTTTATGGGTGTTGTTCGTATGACCGTAGTTCATTTGCATGTAGGGCCGATGCAGATATCATTTGGTCGTATGGGAGGAGATATTGTGAAATTTCTTGTGCTCTTCGTGTTGATCTTGGTAGCGTTTGCAGTTGGTATGAGTGAACTTTACCACTCGTATACCAAGGATTTACATAGAGACTGTTTGTTGAGAAATGATAATCGCTGCGTTATACCATACAAAGA TTTTCAGGCTTCTTTAGTCAGTTTATTCTGGACACTGTTCGGCATGACACCCCTGGAGAGTGTACAAGTAGACGTTGCCAGCCACTGGGTGACGGAATTTGTTGGTTACTTCCTCTTTGCAATTTATCATGTTATTGCCATTATTGCGTTACTGAATATATTGATAGCCATGATGAGTAATACGTATACACGCATAGAG GATGATGCTGATATTCAGTGGAAATTTTCAAGATCAACACTGTGGATGAGTTACTATGAGGAAGCGGCATCTCTATCGCCACCATTTAACTTGATTCCATCATGGCGTACTATCAAAAATGTATATGCCTTCAAAGTTCTCAGAGGAAAGGGAGCAAGAAAACGG AAGAAGAGTATGAAAGTCAAAACAAAGGATAAAGAATATAAG GAATTAATGCAGCAACTGGTCCAACGatttatatttgataaaaaGGGCGATGAAGACAGCTCAGCTCAAGAAACATGGATGCTCCAATTGAAACAAGATGTCTCTGGATTTAAATACGATATGTTTGAGACTCTGGGTAGCCTTTCCAAGACAATGAGTAACATACATAAATCTGTAGATGAGAATGCTCCGGAAGAGGAAGGGCACATAGGAAGTGAATTTTTGAAGGCGGTAGAGGGCGTTGTACAAGAGGCAGAGAACGTGGGCCTTCCAATTAGACCTGATACGTTTACTACATTAGGACCAAATACGGCCCAAGATTTAGCATTTGCAGACGATGAACATGTCAAGGATACTGACGATGAAGATTACGATGAAGATGAAGATCAACTCTAA